A genomic stretch from Engraulis encrasicolus isolate BLACKSEA-1 chromosome 10, IST_EnEncr_1.0, whole genome shotgun sequence includes:
- the zgc:194242 gene encoding uncharacterized methyltransferase YdaC, which produces MFFRAIGPQLGHPTQGLAGWFTSKILAWRNRVLEESAVALCDISPGDTVLELGHGPGLGLEAAARLLTTPSGCLLGVDYSEYMHQVAGERLSALVASGKVKLHHCDVAAMPIADSIVDKVFHCNCYYFWPDLKRGAAEIHRVMKVGGLMVTTLRLESLVQIAPQQVFTGESWRPEDYMKALQASGFSNVRMEDRTHKHITFQAIFATASE; this is translated from the exons ATGTTTTTCAGAGCAATAGGCCCCCAACTGGGGCATCCCACACAAGGCCTAGCCGGGTGGTTCACCTCAAAGATCCTCGCCTGGCGCAACAGAGTGCTGGAGGAGAGCGCGGTGGCGCTGTGTGACATCTCCCCTGGGGACACGGTGCTAGAGCTGGGCCACGGCCCGGGACTCGGCCTGGAAGCGGCAGCTCGCCTCCTCACCACACCCAGCGGATGCCTACTGGGGGTGGACTACTCCGAATACATGCACCAGGTGGCAG GTGAGAGGCTATCGGCACTGGTAGCCAGTGGGAAGGTGAAGCTGCACCACTGTGACGTGGCAGCCATGCCCATAGCAGACAGCATCGTTGACAAGGTGTTCCACTGCAACTGCTATTACTTCTGGCCCGACCTCAAGAGAGGCGCCGCAGAGATACACCGTGTCATGAAAGTAG GTGGCCTCATGGTGACAACTCTTAGACTTGAGTCCCTGGTTCAAATTGCACCGCAGCAAGTCTTCACTGGAGAAAGCTGGCGACCAGAGGACTACATGAAAGCTTTACAGGCCTCTGGCTTCTCCAACGTCAGAATGGAGGACAGGACCCACAAACACATCACTTTTCAAGCCATCTTTGCCACTGCTTCTGAATGA